Proteins encoded by one window of Mastacembelus armatus chromosome 23, fMasArm1.2, whole genome shotgun sequence:
- the ano6 gene encoding anoctamin-6 isoform X1, giving the protein MSENDILEMDSVSDTEEPAAGVESGMVNEDVVYPEEFLPTYYSIKEGTTLAKTQLAEFNGKPDSLFFNDGVRRIDFILVYEDEDKKEFEKRHTFQRHKRRREYFEASLMKMGMELEATKSVVDEKLLFVKVHMPWDVLCTYAEVLHIKVPLQPNDLTSHYSPWRIFSCITKHFQPNEELIGKESDFFTAPFEKERQGYFHIKDKDLFFTPSMRSKMAFYILTRAPYEIRGNVKKFGITKLLNSGVYKAAYPLHDCRFNVKSKEPDCPNERYLLYNEWAHPKSFYKMQPLDLIRKYYGEKIGIYFAWLGFYTTMLALAAVVGLACFIYGYKTQETSTWSKEVCDPEIGGQIVMCPQCDHFCQYWRLNSTCEASKKLCIFDNYGTLVFAVFMSVWVTLFLEFWKRYQAELEYEWDTVEFLEQEELPRPEYEAKCIYERKNPITGVKEKIPYTTCGRCVRVSIGIGTVLFWIMLILASVVAITVYRLAVFFAFSTSLRTQGLKELEPIKEYVTPQMATSVTASLINFIAIMILNTVYERVAIWITDFELPRTKTDYENSLTLKMFLFQFVNYYSSCFYIAFAKGKAVGYPGKPVYLVGAYRNEECDPGGCMIELTTQLSIIMSGKAIWNNIQEVLLPWVKNLISRHCTRVTSENTIPRWEQDYRLQPVSKLGLFYEYLEMVIQFGFVTLFVASFPLAPVLALVNNLFEIRVDAWKMVTQFRRIVPEKAQDIGAWQPILQGVAILAVATNAMITAFTSDMIPRLVYYWSFSVYPYGSNTDHTMKGYINSSLSVFSTSDFSNASSPIDSFNISTCRYRDFRYPPGHPRQYEHNVYYWHVIAAKLAFIIVVEHIVYFTKFILSYMIPDVPYAVKEQIKREKYLTQVILHETNLKLVTKRLKPSDDDTADHTEMTESNEETDLDF; this is encoded by the exons ATGAGCGAGAACGACATCCTCGAAATGGACTCCGTGTCCGACACTGAGGAGCCGGCGGCGGGTGTCGAGTCTGGAATGGTAAACGAGGACGTCG tTTACCCTGAGGAGTTTTTACCAACATATTACAGTATTAAAGAAGGAACAACTTTAGCCAAAACACAGCTG GCAGAGTTTAATGGCAAACCAGACTCCTTATTCTTCAACGATGGTGTGAGGCGGATTGATTTCATCCTGGTCTATGAAGATGAGGACAAAAAGGAGTTTGAAAAGAGGCACACGTTCCAGAGGCACAAG AGACGGCGAGAGTACTTTGAGGCCAGCCTGATGAAGATGGGAATGGAGCTGGAGGCCACAAAATCT GTTGTAGATGAGAAACTGCTATTTGTGAAAGTCCACATGCCATGGGACGTGCTGTGCACTTATGCTGAAGTCCTGCACATCAAGGTCCCTCTCCAGCCCAATGATCTGACCTCTCACTACTCCCCGTGGCGTATTTTCTCCTGCATTACCAAGCACTTTCAACCCAATGAGGAACTGATCGGCAAGGAGTCCGACTTCTTCACCGCCCCCTTTGAGAAAGAGCGTCAGGGGTACTTTCACATAAAGGACAAGGATCTCTTCTTCACTCCATCCATGAGGAGCAAGATG gCGTTTTACATCCTGACTCGAGCCCCCTATGAAATAAGAGGAAACGTAAAGAAGTTTGGCATCACAAAACTTCTGAATAGTGGAGTGTACAAAGCTGCCTATCCCCTCCATGAC TGCAGGTTCAATGTCAAGTCCAAAGAGCCAGACTGTCCCAATGAGCGATATCTGCTCTATAACGAATGGGCTCATCCAAAAAGCTTCTACAAGATGCAACCTCTTGATCTCATCAG gAAGTATTATGGGGAGAAGATTGGTATTTACTTTGCATGGTTGGGTTTCTACACAACTATGCTTGCTCTGGCTGCTGTTGTGGGACTGGCTTGCTTCATTTATGGATACAAAACTCAAGAAACCAGCACTTGGAG cAAAGAGGTGTGTGACCCTGAGATCGGAGGGCAAATAGTGATGTGTCCACAGTGTGACCACTTCTGCCAATACTGGAGGTTAAACAGCACGTGTGAAGCTTCAAAG AAACTTTGTATATTTGATAACTATGGAACGCTGGTGTTTGCAGTTTTCATGTCTGTCTGGG TAACTTTGTTCCTGGAGTTTTGGAAGCGTTACCAGGCGGAGCTGGAGTATGAGTGGGACACTGTGGAGTTTCTGGAGCAGGAAGAGCTGCCCCGGCCAGAGTACGAGGCCAAGTGCATCTATGAGAGGAAAAACCCCATCACAGGG GTGAAAGAGAAAATACCCTACACAACCTGTGGACGATGCGTTCGGGTGTCAATAGGAATTGGTACAGTCCTTTTCTGg ATTATGTTGATCCTGGCATCTGTTGTGGCCATCACTGTCTACCGCTTGGCTGTCTTCTTTGCCTTCTCAACTAGCCTCAGAACTCAGGGCCTGAAGGAGTTGGAGCCCATAAAGGAGTATGTGACGCCTCAGATGGCCACTTCTGTCACAGCTTCGCTCATCAACTTTATTGCAATTATGATCCTCAATACTGTCTATGAGCGAGTCGCCATCTGGATCACTGATTTTG AACTTCCACGGACCAAGACTGACTACGAGAACAGCTTAACCCTGAAGATGTTCCTCTTTCAGTTCGTCAACTACTACTCCTCCTGTTTCTACATTGCCTTTGCAAAAGGGAAAGCAGTCGGCTATCCCGGAAAGCCTGTTTATCTCGTGGGAGCATACCGGAATGAAGAG TGTGATCCTGGTGGTTGTATGATTGAGTTGACAACACAGCTGTCTATCATCATGAGTGGAAAAGCCATATGGAACAACATCCAGGAGGTCTTGTTACC GTGGGTGAAAAATTTGATTTCACGCCATTGCACCCGTGTGACCTCAGAGAACACGATTCCTCGCTGGGAGCAGGACTACCGACTCCAGCCTGTTTCAAAACTAGGGCTGTTCTATGAATATCTTGAGATGG TCATCCAGTTTGGCTTTGTGACCTTGTTTGTGGCGTCCTTCCCTCTGGCCCCGGTCCTGGCTCTGGTCAACAACCTGTTTGAGATTCGGGTTGATGCTTGGAAAATGGTCACTCAGTTCCGCCGCATTGTGCCAGAGAAGGCCCAGGATATCGGGGCCTGGCAGCCCATTCTTCAGGGCGTCGCCATTTTAGCTGTTGCAACAAAT GCCATGATTACTGCTTTTACGTCAGACATGATTCCACGGCTGGTCTACTACTGGTCTTTCTCTGTGTACCCATATGGAAGTAACACTGATCACACTATGAAGGGCTACATCAACAGCTCGCTGTCTGTATTCAGCACCAGTGATTTCTCCAATGCAAGCAGTCCCATTGATTCATTCAACATCAGCACTTGCAG GTATCGTGATTTTCGGTATCCTCCAGGGCATCCCAGGCAGTATGAGCACAATGTCTATTACTGGCATGTGATTGCTGCCAAACTGGCTTTCATAATTGTTGTAGAG CATATTGTTTACTTTACCAAGTTCATCCTGTCCTACATGATCCCTGATGTCCCGTATGCTGTCAAAGAACAGATCAAACGAGAGAAGTACTTGACCCAGGTTATCCTCCACGAGACCAATCTCAAGCTGGTGACCAAGCGTTTAAAACCAAGTGATGATGACACTGCAGATCACACAGAGATGACTGAGTCAAACGAAGAGACGGATCTTGATTTCTGA
- the ints13 gene encoding integrator complex subunit 13, translating to MKMFSVSHKTVFVVDHCPYMAESSRQQVECDVLTKSRAQGMIPLAPVSKSLWTCAVECSMEYCRILYDIYPMDKLVNYIVSDSEFHILNSWRQEEQSTHELMSALAAVGPPNPREDPECCSILHGLVAAVEALCKITELQHEKRTALMDTAERVANRGRIICLTNAKSDTHVRMLEDCIQETILEQNKLAAGSDRLMAIQQCELVLVHIYPQGDDTLVSDRPKKEVSPLLTSEVHSVRAGRHLASKLNILVQQHFDLASTTITNIPMKEEQHANTSANYDVELLHHRDAHLEFFKSGDLHMAGTSTRENGLKETVTLKWCTPRTNSIELHYCTGAYRISPTDVNSRPSSCLTNFLLNGRSVLLEQPRKSGSKVISHMLSSHGGEIFLHVLNSNRSTLEDPPSISEGCGGRVTDYRITDFGEFMRENRLTPVSESSYDPSGKLPAERAKAQLERHTRYWPMIISQTTIFNMQAVVPLANLIVKETLTEEDLLTCQKTVYNLVDMERKNDPLPISTVGSRGKGPKRDEQYRIMWNELETLVKTHAGATDRHQRVLDCIIACRSKPPEEEDRKKRGRKREEREDRTEKNGSKDTDDKSWQDSERLKGLLDKEDQESEVIKDSPDSPEPLNKKPRLSTEDVQPPERAKGPVSLLSMWTNRITAVNSRKHQEFVGRASSVNNKFELYQHLKDENGMDVHENGKASR from the exons ATGAAGATGTTCTCGGTGTCCCACAAGACGGTGTTTGTGGTGGACCACTGCCCCTACATGGCCGAGTCCAGTCGACAGCAGGTGGAGTGTGATGTGCTGACAAAGAGTCGAGCTCAAGGAATGATTCCTCTGGCCCCTGTGTCCAAGTCTCTTTGGACTTGTGCTGTGGAGTGCTCCATGGAGTACTGTCGGATCCTCTACGACATCTATCCAATGGACAAACTG GTTAATTACATTGTAAGTGATTCAGAATTCCACATATTGAATAGCTGGAGGCAGGAGGAGCAGAGCACTCATGAG CTGATGTCAGCTCTGGCAGCTGTTGGGCCACCTAACCCACGTGAGGACCCTGAATGCTGCAGCATCCTGCATGGACTGGTTGCTGCGGTGGAGGCACTGTGCAAGATCACGGAGTTGCAACACGAGAAGCGCACAGCTCTGATGGACACAGCTGAGAGGGTAGCCAATAGGGGTCGTATTATCTGCCTAACCAATGCTAAAAG TGATACTCATGTGCGCATGTTGGAAGACTGCATCCAGGAAACCATTTTAGAACAGAACAAGCTGGCAGCAGGTTCAGACAG ACTGATGGCCATCCAGCAGTGTGAGCTGGTTTTAGTTCACATCTACCCACAGGGTGATGACACGTTGGTGTCTGACCGACCGAAAAAAGAG GTTTCTCCTCTGCTCACCAGTGAGGTTCACAGTGTTCGTGCTGGGAGGCACCTGGCTTCCAAACTCAACATTCTGGTTCAGCAGCACTTTGACTTGGCTTCCACCACCATTACAAACATCCCTATGAAG GAAGAGCAGCACGCCAACACATCAGCCAATTATGACGTTGAGCTCCTGCACCACAGAGACGCTCACCTGGAGTTCTTTAAAAGTG GGGACTTACATATGGCAGGCACCAGCACACGAGAAAATGGACTCAAAGAGACGGTTACGCTGAAATGGTGCACTCCCCGAACCAACAGCATAG AGCTGCATTACTGTACAGGAGCCTATCGGATCTCCCCCACAGACGTTAACAGTCGTCCTTCGTCATGTTTGACAAATTTTCTCCTTAATG GCCGATCAGTGCTACTGGAGCAACCGCGGAAGtctgggtcaaaggtcatcagCCACATGCTCAGCAGCCATGGTGGCGAGATCTTCCTGCATGTGCTCAACAGCAACCGCTCAACCCTTGAGGACCCACCCTCCATCAGCGAGGGCTGCGGAGGGCGAGTCACAGACTACCGCATCACA GATTTTGGTGAATTCATGAGGGAAAACCGGTTGACTCCAGTTTCAGAGTCTTCCTATGATCCCTCGGGGAAGCTACCAGCTGAGAGGGCCAAAGCTCAGCTAGAGCGGCACACTCGATACTGGCCAATGATTATTTCCCAGACCACTATCTTCAACATGCAGGCC GTGGTTCCTCTAGCTAACCTGATAGTGAAGGAGACTCTGACTGAGGAGGATCTTCTGACCTGCCAGAAGACTGTTTACAATCTGGTAGACATGGAGAGGAAGAATGACCCTCTTCCTATCTCCACTGTGGGATCCAGGGGCAAAGGCCCCAAAAG GGATGAACAGTATCGTATAATGTGGAACGAGCTGGAAACATTAGTAAAAACTCACGCCGGAGCCACCGACAGACACCAGCGAGTTCTGGACTGCATCATTGCCTGCCGCAGCAAACctccagaggaggaggacaggaagaagagggggaggaagagggaggagagggaagaCAGGACGGAGAAAAACGGTAGCAAGGACACAGACGACAAAAGCTGGCAGGACTCGGAAAG gCTAAAGGGTTTGCTGGATAAAGAAGATCAAGAGTCGGAGGTGATCAAGGATTCACCAGACTCGCCAGAGCCACTTAACAAGAAGCCTCGTCTGTCCACAGAGGACGTCCAGCCTCCGGAGAGAGCAAAAG GTCCCGTCTCACTCCTCTCTATGTGGACCAATCGTATCACTGCAGTCAATTCCAGGAAACACCAAGAGTTTGTTGGAAGAGCGAGCTCTGTCAACAACAAGTTTGAATTGTATCAGCACCTCAAAGATGAGAACGG GATGGATGTTCATGAAAATGGCAAAGCCTCCAGATGA
- the ano6 gene encoding anoctamin-6 isoform X2 has translation MYTGALFMLGCHTFDCVQSETMGGCHNVCWFFPLLLHVPHHRFNRLAKAEFNGKPDSLFFNDGVRRIDFILVYEDEDKKEFEKRHTFQRHKRRREYFEASLMKMGMELEATKSVVDEKLLFVKVHMPWDVLCTYAEVLHIKVPLQPNDLTSHYSPWRIFSCITKHFQPNEELIGKESDFFTAPFEKERQGYFHIKDKDLFFTPSMRSKMAFYILTRAPYEIRGNVKKFGITKLLNSGVYKAAYPLHDCRFNVKSKEPDCPNERYLLYNEWAHPKSFYKMQPLDLIRKYYGEKIGIYFAWLGFYTTMLALAAVVGLACFIYGYKTQETSTWSKEVCDPEIGGQIVMCPQCDHFCQYWRLNSTCEASKKLCIFDNYGTLVFAVFMSVWVTLFLEFWKRYQAELEYEWDTVEFLEQEELPRPEYEAKCIYERKNPITGVKEKIPYTTCGRCVRVSIGIGTVLFWIMLILASVVAITVYRLAVFFAFSTSLRTQGLKELEPIKEYVTPQMATSVTASLINFIAIMILNTVYERVAIWITDFELPRTKTDYENSLTLKMFLFQFVNYYSSCFYIAFAKGKAVGYPGKPVYLVGAYRNEECDPGGCMIELTTQLSIIMSGKAIWNNIQEVLLPWVKNLISRHCTRVTSENTIPRWEQDYRLQPVSKLGLFYEYLEMVIQFGFVTLFVASFPLAPVLALVNNLFEIRVDAWKMVTQFRRIVPEKAQDIGAWQPILQGVAILAVATNAMITAFTSDMIPRLVYYWSFSVYPYGSNTDHTMKGYINSSLSVFSTSDFSNASSPIDSFNISTCRYRDFRYPPGHPRQYEHNVYYWHVIAAKLAFIIVVEHIVYFTKFILSYMIPDVPYAVKEQIKREKYLTQVILHETNLKLVTKRLKPSDDDTADHTEMTESNEETDLDF, from the exons ATGTATACAGGAGCTTTATTTATGCTCGGATGTCATACATTTGATTGTGTGCAAAGTGAGACGATGGGCGGGTGTCATAATGTTTGTTGGTTCTTCCCACTTCTCCTGCATGTTCCACATCACAGGTTTAATAGGTTGGCCAAg GCAGAGTTTAATGGCAAACCAGACTCCTTATTCTTCAACGATGGTGTGAGGCGGATTGATTTCATCCTGGTCTATGAAGATGAGGACAAAAAGGAGTTTGAAAAGAGGCACACGTTCCAGAGGCACAAG AGACGGCGAGAGTACTTTGAGGCCAGCCTGATGAAGATGGGAATGGAGCTGGAGGCCACAAAATCT GTTGTAGATGAGAAACTGCTATTTGTGAAAGTCCACATGCCATGGGACGTGCTGTGCACTTATGCTGAAGTCCTGCACATCAAGGTCCCTCTCCAGCCCAATGATCTGACCTCTCACTACTCCCCGTGGCGTATTTTCTCCTGCATTACCAAGCACTTTCAACCCAATGAGGAACTGATCGGCAAGGAGTCCGACTTCTTCACCGCCCCCTTTGAGAAAGAGCGTCAGGGGTACTTTCACATAAAGGACAAGGATCTCTTCTTCACTCCATCCATGAGGAGCAAGATG gCGTTTTACATCCTGACTCGAGCCCCCTATGAAATAAGAGGAAACGTAAAGAAGTTTGGCATCACAAAACTTCTGAATAGTGGAGTGTACAAAGCTGCCTATCCCCTCCATGAC TGCAGGTTCAATGTCAAGTCCAAAGAGCCAGACTGTCCCAATGAGCGATATCTGCTCTATAACGAATGGGCTCATCCAAAAAGCTTCTACAAGATGCAACCTCTTGATCTCATCAG gAAGTATTATGGGGAGAAGATTGGTATTTACTTTGCATGGTTGGGTTTCTACACAACTATGCTTGCTCTGGCTGCTGTTGTGGGACTGGCTTGCTTCATTTATGGATACAAAACTCAAGAAACCAGCACTTGGAG cAAAGAGGTGTGTGACCCTGAGATCGGAGGGCAAATAGTGATGTGTCCACAGTGTGACCACTTCTGCCAATACTGGAGGTTAAACAGCACGTGTGAAGCTTCAAAG AAACTTTGTATATTTGATAACTATGGAACGCTGGTGTTTGCAGTTTTCATGTCTGTCTGGG TAACTTTGTTCCTGGAGTTTTGGAAGCGTTACCAGGCGGAGCTGGAGTATGAGTGGGACACTGTGGAGTTTCTGGAGCAGGAAGAGCTGCCCCGGCCAGAGTACGAGGCCAAGTGCATCTATGAGAGGAAAAACCCCATCACAGGG GTGAAAGAGAAAATACCCTACACAACCTGTGGACGATGCGTTCGGGTGTCAATAGGAATTGGTACAGTCCTTTTCTGg ATTATGTTGATCCTGGCATCTGTTGTGGCCATCACTGTCTACCGCTTGGCTGTCTTCTTTGCCTTCTCAACTAGCCTCAGAACTCAGGGCCTGAAGGAGTTGGAGCCCATAAAGGAGTATGTGACGCCTCAGATGGCCACTTCTGTCACAGCTTCGCTCATCAACTTTATTGCAATTATGATCCTCAATACTGTCTATGAGCGAGTCGCCATCTGGATCACTGATTTTG AACTTCCACGGACCAAGACTGACTACGAGAACAGCTTAACCCTGAAGATGTTCCTCTTTCAGTTCGTCAACTACTACTCCTCCTGTTTCTACATTGCCTTTGCAAAAGGGAAAGCAGTCGGCTATCCCGGAAAGCCTGTTTATCTCGTGGGAGCATACCGGAATGAAGAG TGTGATCCTGGTGGTTGTATGATTGAGTTGACAACACAGCTGTCTATCATCATGAGTGGAAAAGCCATATGGAACAACATCCAGGAGGTCTTGTTACC GTGGGTGAAAAATTTGATTTCACGCCATTGCACCCGTGTGACCTCAGAGAACACGATTCCTCGCTGGGAGCAGGACTACCGACTCCAGCCTGTTTCAAAACTAGGGCTGTTCTATGAATATCTTGAGATGG TCATCCAGTTTGGCTTTGTGACCTTGTTTGTGGCGTCCTTCCCTCTGGCCCCGGTCCTGGCTCTGGTCAACAACCTGTTTGAGATTCGGGTTGATGCTTGGAAAATGGTCACTCAGTTCCGCCGCATTGTGCCAGAGAAGGCCCAGGATATCGGGGCCTGGCAGCCCATTCTTCAGGGCGTCGCCATTTTAGCTGTTGCAACAAAT GCCATGATTACTGCTTTTACGTCAGACATGATTCCACGGCTGGTCTACTACTGGTCTTTCTCTGTGTACCCATATGGAAGTAACACTGATCACACTATGAAGGGCTACATCAACAGCTCGCTGTCTGTATTCAGCACCAGTGATTTCTCCAATGCAAGCAGTCCCATTGATTCATTCAACATCAGCACTTGCAG GTATCGTGATTTTCGGTATCCTCCAGGGCATCCCAGGCAGTATGAGCACAATGTCTATTACTGGCATGTGATTGCTGCCAAACTGGCTTTCATAATTGTTGTAGAG CATATTGTTTACTTTACCAAGTTCATCCTGTCCTACATGATCCCTGATGTCCCGTATGCTGTCAAAGAACAGATCAAACGAGAGAAGTACTTGACCCAGGTTATCCTCCACGAGACCAATCTCAAGCTGGTGACCAAGCGTTTAAAACCAAGTGATGATGACACTGCAGATCACACAGAGATGACTGAGTCAAACGAAGAGACGGATCTTGATTTCTGA